One window of the Bombyx mori chromosome 20, ASM3026992v2 genome contains the following:
- the LOC134200786 gene encoding E3 ubiquitin-protein ligase MARCHF4-like isoform X3 produces MLILIVCFLASETLSEFWKTKVPVVSRNWHDLVFRLAEIGVAVWFPCALWNSMAPERLWLLNPRRLLARQLDDAKLADLLAQHHHDAKNVERNSLVDSVGSSRDCWICYDSSRAEPLIRPCRCTGDVSAVHHDCLSRWLVECSVSKSVTWSPQSAASPDGLKCKVCNTPYIVQETNRVEWERGFTWSHWAGTAAAVTALTGAAAGAWALAQLYPSSLVRVLAAGAALLVCYVALRFLGTNTVSAYHRARVYGLKILTEPFADVQDSEQGQLSTISRTVTVEIAPKDVLDQALKGEAK; encoded by the exons ATGCTCATACTGATCGTCTGCTTCCTGGCTTCTGAAACCCTAAGCGAATTCTGGAAGACTAA GGTGCCGGTGGTGTCCCGCAACTGGCACGACCTGGTGTTCCGGCTCGCCGAGATCGGGGTCGCAGTATGGTTCCCGTGCGCGCTGTGGAACTCGATGGCGCCCGAGCGGCTCTGGCTCCTGAACCCGCGCCGGCTGCTCGCCAGGCAGCTGGACGACGCCAAGCTCGCCGACCTGCTCGCGCAGCACCACCACGATGCCAAG AACGTGGAGAGGAACTCGCTCGTGGACAGCGTCGGCTCGAGCCGGGACTGCTGGATCTGCTACGACAGCTCCCGGGCGGAGCCCCTCATCAGGCCGTGTCGCTGCACCGGCGACGTGTCCGCCGTGCATCATGACTGCCTGAGCAGGTGGCTCGTCGAG TGTTCAGTTAGTAAATCTGTGACGTGGTCTCCCCAGAGTGCCGCCTCGCCTGACGGCTTGAAGTGCAAAGTCTGCAACACTCCCTACATCGTCCAGGAGACCAATCG TGTGGAGTGGGAGCGCGGGTTCACGTGGTCGCACTGGGCGGGCACCGCGGCCGCCGTCACCGCGCTCACCGGCGCCGCGGCGGGCGCCTGGGCCCTCGCGCAGCTCTACCCCTCCTCCCTCGTGCGCGTGCTCGCCGCCGGCGCCGCGCTGCTCGTCTGCTACGTCGCGCTCAg ATTCCTGGGCACGAACACGGTGTCGGCGTACCACCGGGCCCGCGTCTACGGCCTGAAGATCCTGACGGAGCCCTTCGCCGACGTCCAGGACTCGGAGCAGGGTCAGCTGTCGACCATCAGCAGGACGGTGACCGTCGAGATCGCACCGAAAGACGTCCTCGACCAAGCGCTCAAGGGCGAAGCGAAATAG
- the LOC134200786 gene encoding uncharacterized protein LOC134200786 isoform X1, translating into MLILIVCFLASETLSEFWKTKVPVVSRNWHDLVFRLAEIGVAVWFPCALWNSMAPERLWLLNPRRLLARQLDDAKLADLLAQHHHDAKTLADLSQLGWRQKAWYFLELAKYWIVWRFALTVFFKPLPLPVNGKETQNSDAANAVGSNTNSNVERNSLVDSVGSSRDCWICYDSSRAEPLIRPCRCTGDVSAVHHDCLSRWLVECSVSKSVTWSPQSAASPDGLKCKVCNTPYIVQETNRVEWERGFTWSHWAGTAAAVTALTGAAAGAWALAQLYPSSLVRVLAAGAALLVCYVALRFLGTNTVSAYHRARVYGLKILTEPFADVQDSEQGQLSTISRTVTVEIAPKDVLDQALKGEAK; encoded by the exons ATGCTCATACTGATCGTCTGCTTCCTGGCTTCTGAAACCCTAAGCGAATTCTGGAAGACTAA GGTGCCGGTGGTGTCCCGCAACTGGCACGACCTGGTGTTCCGGCTCGCCGAGATCGGGGTCGCAGTATGGTTCCCGTGCGCGCTGTGGAACTCGATGGCGCCCGAGCGGCTCTGGCTCCTGAACCCGCGCCGGCTGCTCGCCAGGCAGCTGGACGACGCCAAGCTCGCCGACCTGCTCGCGCAGCACCACCACGATGCCAAG ACGTTGGCCGACCTCAGCCAACTGGGCTGGCGCCAGAAAGCATGGTACTTTCTCGAGTTGGCCAAATATTGGATCGTTTGGAGGTTCGCTCTTACTGTCTTTTTCAAACCTCTTCCTTTGCCTGTAAACGGGAAAGAGACACAAAACTCGGACGCTGCTAATGCGGTTGGCTCGAACACAAATTCG AACGTGGAGAGGAACTCGCTCGTGGACAGCGTCGGCTCGAGCCGGGACTGCTGGATCTGCTACGACAGCTCCCGGGCGGAGCCCCTCATCAGGCCGTGTCGCTGCACCGGCGACGTGTCCGCCGTGCATCATGACTGCCTGAGCAGGTGGCTCGTCGAG TGTTCAGTTAGTAAATCTGTGACGTGGTCTCCCCAGAGTGCCGCCTCGCCTGACGGCTTGAAGTGCAAAGTCTGCAACACTCCCTACATCGTCCAGGAGACCAATCG TGTGGAGTGGGAGCGCGGGTTCACGTGGTCGCACTGGGCGGGCACCGCGGCCGCCGTCACCGCGCTCACCGGCGCCGCGGCGGGCGCCTGGGCCCTCGCGCAGCTCTACCCCTCCTCCCTCGTGCGCGTGCTCGCCGCCGGCGCCGCGCTGCTCGTCTGCTACGTCGCGCTCAg ATTCCTGGGCACGAACACGGTGTCGGCGTACCACCGGGCCCGCGTCTACGGCCTGAAGATCCTGACGGAGCCCTTCGCCGACGTCCAGGACTCGGAGCAGGGTCAGCTGTCGACCATCAGCAGGACGGTGACCGTCGAGATCGCACCGAAAGACGTCCTCGACCAAGCGCTCAAGGGCGAAGCGAAATAG
- the LOC134200786 gene encoding uncharacterized protein LOC134200786 isoform X2, producing MLILIVCFLASETLSEFWKTKVPVVSRNWHDLVFRLAEIGVAVWFPCALWNSMAPERLWLLNPRRLLARQLDDAKLADLLAQHHHDAKTLADLSQLGWRQKAWYFLELAKYWIVWRFALTVFFKPLPLPVNGKETQNSDAANAVGSNTNSNVERNSLVDSVGSSRDCWICYDSSRAEPLIRPCRCTGDVSAVHHDCLSRWLVESAASPDGLKCKVCNTPYIVQETNRVEWERGFTWSHWAGTAAAVTALTGAAAGAWALAQLYPSSLVRVLAAGAALLVCYVALRFLGTNTVSAYHRARVYGLKILTEPFADVQDSEQGQLSTISRTVTVEIAPKDVLDQALKGEAK from the exons ATGCTCATACTGATCGTCTGCTTCCTGGCTTCTGAAACCCTAAGCGAATTCTGGAAGACTAA GGTGCCGGTGGTGTCCCGCAACTGGCACGACCTGGTGTTCCGGCTCGCCGAGATCGGGGTCGCAGTATGGTTCCCGTGCGCGCTGTGGAACTCGATGGCGCCCGAGCGGCTCTGGCTCCTGAACCCGCGCCGGCTGCTCGCCAGGCAGCTGGACGACGCCAAGCTCGCCGACCTGCTCGCGCAGCACCACCACGATGCCAAG ACGTTGGCCGACCTCAGCCAACTGGGCTGGCGCCAGAAAGCATGGTACTTTCTCGAGTTGGCCAAATATTGGATCGTTTGGAGGTTCGCTCTTACTGTCTTTTTCAAACCTCTTCCTTTGCCTGTAAACGGGAAAGAGACACAAAACTCGGACGCTGCTAATGCGGTTGGCTCGAACACAAATTCG AACGTGGAGAGGAACTCGCTCGTGGACAGCGTCGGCTCGAGCCGGGACTGCTGGATCTGCTACGACAGCTCCCGGGCGGAGCCCCTCATCAGGCCGTGTCGCTGCACCGGCGACGTGTCCGCCGTGCATCATGACTGCCTGAGCAGGTGGCTCGTCGAG AGTGCCGCCTCGCCTGACGGCTTGAAGTGCAAAGTCTGCAACACTCCCTACATCGTCCAGGAGACCAATCG TGTGGAGTGGGAGCGCGGGTTCACGTGGTCGCACTGGGCGGGCACCGCGGCCGCCGTCACCGCGCTCACCGGCGCCGCGGCGGGCGCCTGGGCCCTCGCGCAGCTCTACCCCTCCTCCCTCGTGCGCGTGCTCGCCGCCGGCGCCGCGCTGCTCGTCTGCTACGTCGCGCTCAg ATTCCTGGGCACGAACACGGTGTCGGCGTACCACCGGGCCCGCGTCTACGGCCTGAAGATCCTGACGGAGCCCTTCGCCGACGTCCAGGACTCGGAGCAGGGTCAGCTGTCGACCATCAGCAGGACGGTGACCGTCGAGATCGCACCGAAAGACGTCCTCGACCAAGCGCTCAAGGGCGAAGCGAAATAG
- the LOC134200786 gene encoding E3 ubiquitin-protein ligase MARCHF4-like isoform X4, with protein MLILIVCFLASETLSEFWKTKVPVVSRNWHDLVFRLAEIGVAVWFPCALWNSMAPERLWLLNPRRLLARQLDDAKLADLLAQHHHDAKNVERNSLVDSVGSSRDCWICYDSSRAEPLIRPCRCTGDVSAVHHDCLSRWLVESAASPDGLKCKVCNTPYIVQETNRVEWERGFTWSHWAGTAAAVTALTGAAAGAWALAQLYPSSLVRVLAAGAALLVCYVALRFLGTNTVSAYHRARVYGLKILTEPFADVQDSEQGQLSTISRTVTVEIAPKDVLDQALKGEAK; from the exons ATGCTCATACTGATCGTCTGCTTCCTGGCTTCTGAAACCCTAAGCGAATTCTGGAAGACTAA GGTGCCGGTGGTGTCCCGCAACTGGCACGACCTGGTGTTCCGGCTCGCCGAGATCGGGGTCGCAGTATGGTTCCCGTGCGCGCTGTGGAACTCGATGGCGCCCGAGCGGCTCTGGCTCCTGAACCCGCGCCGGCTGCTCGCCAGGCAGCTGGACGACGCCAAGCTCGCCGACCTGCTCGCGCAGCACCACCACGATGCCAAG AACGTGGAGAGGAACTCGCTCGTGGACAGCGTCGGCTCGAGCCGGGACTGCTGGATCTGCTACGACAGCTCCCGGGCGGAGCCCCTCATCAGGCCGTGTCGCTGCACCGGCGACGTGTCCGCCGTGCATCATGACTGCCTGAGCAGGTGGCTCGTCGAG AGTGCCGCCTCGCCTGACGGCTTGAAGTGCAAAGTCTGCAACACTCCCTACATCGTCCAGGAGACCAATCG TGTGGAGTGGGAGCGCGGGTTCACGTGGTCGCACTGGGCGGGCACCGCGGCCGCCGTCACCGCGCTCACCGGCGCCGCGGCGGGCGCCTGGGCCCTCGCGCAGCTCTACCCCTCCTCCCTCGTGCGCGTGCTCGCCGCCGGCGCCGCGCTGCTCGTCTGCTACGTCGCGCTCAg ATTCCTGGGCACGAACACGGTGTCGGCGTACCACCGGGCCCGCGTCTACGGCCTGAAGATCCTGACGGAGCCCTTCGCCGACGTCCAGGACTCGGAGCAGGGTCAGCTGTCGACCATCAGCAGGACGGTGACCGTCGAGATCGCACCGAAAGACGTCCTCGACCAAGCGCTCAAGGGCGAAGCGAAATAG